A genomic window from Sphingobacterium sp. BN32 includes:
- a CDS encoding FecR family protein: MNDTNKERITFLLNRHINDKVSKSEFEELLHLVDTCDDASFGASVREIIDQNTAELPTEFVDNRISSVHANLRRRIALDIQEAEPIAQRRIKPLWYWAAAASLILAGFFTYQGLQQAEVPELAQLAPLDDIEPGSNKATIIIDGEEHLLKDGEHGLIIGDNSISYQDGDVALAGIQSSKTIRIVTPYGGQYNLELSDGSKVWLNAGSEISYQTDFAKQNRTINLKGEAYFEVQKNKNLPFIVRTGEQEIRVLGTEFNINAYSDEKIIKTTLKGGSLRVSANEQQMVLKPNQQALFNTSSNALATRSVDADAAIAWKEGIIDLHGMSLQECMRNISRWYDVEIVYQNDIPSIEMGGRMSRGLKLSTFQKFLENNFNIQTKLTADRKLTVAYANNKQPI, translated from the coding sequence ATGAATGACACGAATAAAGAAAGGATCACGTTCCTTCTTAACCGACATATAAACGATAAGGTTTCCAAATCAGAATTTGAAGAGCTTTTGCATTTGGTCGATACTTGCGATGATGCGTCGTTCGGCGCTTCGGTACGCGAAATTATCGATCAGAATACAGCAGAGCTACCAACTGAGTTTGTCGACAACCGGATTTCGTCGGTACATGCGAATCTTCGTCGACGTATTGCCCTAGATATTCAGGAGGCAGAACCTATAGCACAGCGAAGGATCAAGCCTTTGTGGTATTGGGCAGCTGCAGCGTCGCTTATCCTTGCTGGGTTTTTCACTTACCAAGGGCTCCAGCAAGCAGAAGTTCCGGAACTGGCACAATTAGCCCCGCTAGACGACATCGAACCCGGCAGCAATAAAGCAACGATTATCATCGACGGTGAAGAACATCTTCTGAAAGATGGCGAGCATGGTTTAATTATTGGCGATAACAGTATCAGCTATCAAGACGGCGATGTTGCACTTGCCGGAATACAAAGCAGTAAAACCATCAGAATCGTCACTCCCTATGGCGGACAGTATAATCTGGAATTATCGGACGGCTCTAAGGTCTGGTTAAACGCGGGGAGCGAGATCAGCTATCAGACGGACTTCGCCAAGCAGAACCGAACAATTAATCTGAAAGGTGAGGCTTATTTTGAAGTTCAAAAGAACAAGAACCTGCCCTTTATCGTCCGTACTGGAGAGCAGGAAATACGTGTTCTCGGTACGGAATTCAATATCAATGCCTACTCGGATGAGAAAATAATTAAAACGACGCTAAAAGGGGGTTCTTTGCGGGTGAGTGCAAACGAACAGCAAATGGTTCTGAAACCCAATCAGCAAGCCCTGTTCAATACCAGCTCCAATGCTTTGGCCACCCGATCGGTCGATGCGGATGCGGCAATCGCTTGGAAGGAAGGGATTATCGATCTGCATGGCATGAGTTTACAGGAATGTATGCGCAATATCAGCCGCTGGTATGATGTGGAAATTGTTTACCAAAACGACATCCCTTCTATCGAAATGGGAGGCAGAATGAGCCGAGGACTTAAATTATCCACCTTTCAAAAGTTTCTGGAAAACAATTTCAACATACAGACGAAGTTGACAGCAGACAGGAAGCTTACCGTAGCCTACGCAAATAACAAACAACCAATATAA
- a CDS encoding TonB-dependent receptor — MIFKILCIFLVIGSFQLQAKSFSQQLSYKKKAAKVESAFKYLEDKTNFVVLYDLKELKSLKPMDINISNASVTQFLNTLLKDLPYEYTIEDKTILINKVNRPARRVSTPSSSITNAAPVQQTLRGVVKAEDGSALEAVSIVDVTSKQGASTDASGNFQISISSFPTTLRFSLVGYATAERQVTSASQVLNISLTPQVSDLDEVVVVGYGTQKKVNLTGAVAVVKSEQLTKQPVGQASTALQGAAPGLTVTQGSGQPGRDQGGLRIRGIGTLGNANPLVLIDGVEGNINNVNTNDIENISVLKDASSAAIYGSRAANGVILVTTKRAKNEGVTVDYNNYAGWQSPTEMTDMVSGLDHMNLLNEAYTNTGKSPIFTEQMINDYTAGMGSNPDRFPNTDWQSLTMKDNAFMQNHYIAAQGGSEKVKVLGSLGFFDQDGILENTNFRRYNFRLNSDLQISNKISAALDFFFTKSELKEPASGTGEVFHWMRRIPANQAGMLSTGQYGEGWNGDNPIAKARDGGLNLEDPMNSVFNIDLKYKPIDGMTVNLVYSPKYEISHKKKFFNTIQSYYWNGDKAYLTPQKNSLTESYEQYWYNNIRAVVSYEKTLASDHNFNVMAGFQQEDQRDNFLSGYREIFLIPELQELNAGNQENNLARGNSSEWSLRSVFGRLNYDFQGKYLFEANARYDGSSRFAVGNKFSFFPSFSAGWRVSQEPFMESLSSVVSDMKIRGSWGKLGNQNITGLYSFASYFNIGSTNYAFGENISTGAALTTMANPDIQWETTNVSNVGLDLTLWRNLNITADYFYRKTSGILLQLDISRYLGFTTPPFQNAGVVENKGWDVSVAYNNAIGDFKYNVAVNLSDVQNKVLDMRGVLRTGLTVNHEGHPIGSLYGYEAIGYFSSAEDIATSAKQIGNIAPGDLKYKDQNGDGKIDAADEIIMGSPIPRYTYSANLGASYRGIDLALFFQGVGKADGYLYGQGIMPFYQGGTIQEQHKDRWTPENPNAAFPRFAFNENNNIQNSTFWMKNAAYLRLKNVTLGYTVPLPASANMPLRALRIFASGQNLFTKTNFWKGYDPEGPISTGGWYPQMKVYSFGLSAKF, encoded by the coding sequence ATGATTTTTAAAATCCTATGCATCTTCCTTGTTATTGGAAGCTTCCAACTGCAAGCGAAGTCATTTTCTCAACAGCTTTCCTATAAAAAGAAAGCCGCAAAAGTCGAAAGTGCATTTAAATACCTTGAAGACAAAACCAACTTTGTGGTCCTGTATGATTTGAAAGAGTTGAAATCACTCAAGCCAATGGATATCAATATTTCCAATGCGAGTGTCACGCAGTTCCTTAACACGCTGTTGAAGGATCTTCCTTACGAATATACCATCGAGGATAAAACGATTCTTATCAATAAAGTCAATAGACCCGCTAGACGAGTTTCCACGCCAAGCAGCAGTATTACAAATGCTGCTCCCGTGCAGCAAACCCTTCGTGGCGTTGTGAAGGCGGAGGACGGTTCGGCTTTGGAGGCCGTAAGCATCGTGGATGTCACAAGCAAACAAGGTGCGAGCACGGATGCGAGCGGTAATTTCCAGATCAGCATTAGCTCCTTCCCTACTACGCTGCGCTTTAGCTTGGTGGGTTATGCGACAGCGGAACGACAGGTAACTTCGGCTTCGCAGGTGCTCAACATCAGCTTGACTCCGCAGGTGAGCGACTTGGATGAGGTTGTTGTGGTAGGTTATGGTACGCAAAAGAAAGTAAATTTAACAGGAGCAGTAGCCGTTGTCAAGAGTGAACAATTAACAAAACAACCGGTTGGACAGGCATCTACCGCTTTACAAGGTGCGGCGCCGGGTTTGACAGTAACACAAGGCTCTGGGCAGCCAGGTCGCGACCAAGGGGGCTTGCGTATTCGCGGTATCGGAACTTTAGGCAATGCCAACCCATTGGTATTGATCGATGGGGTCGAAGGAAATATCAACAATGTGAATACCAATGATATTGAAAATATCTCGGTTCTAAAAGATGCCTCTTCGGCTGCAATCTACGGTTCTCGAGCGGCAAACGGCGTAATTTTAGTCACTACCAAACGAGCAAAGAACGAAGGCGTCACAGTAGATTATAATAACTATGCGGGCTGGCAATCACCAACGGAAATGACGGACATGGTTAGTGGCTTGGATCATATGAACCTATTGAATGAAGCTTATACCAATACCGGCAAGAGCCCAATCTTTACCGAGCAGATGATCAATGATTATACGGCTGGTATGGGAAGCAATCCAGACCGCTTCCCGAATACTGATTGGCAAAGTCTGACCATGAAAGATAATGCTTTCATGCAGAACCACTATATCGCCGCGCAGGGTGGATCGGAAAAGGTAAAAGTTTTGGGATCCTTAGGTTTCTTTGATCAGGACGGTATACTGGAAAACACCAACTTCAGACGCTATAACTTTCGATTAAACAGTGATCTGCAGATCTCCAATAAGATCAGTGCAGCCTTAGACTTTTTCTTCACCAAATCGGAATTGAAAGAGCCGGCAAGTGGTACGGGCGAAGTCTTTCATTGGATGCGTCGTATCCCGGCAAATCAAGCGGGGATGCTATCGACAGGGCAATATGGCGAAGGATGGAACGGCGATAACCCGATTGCAAAAGCTAGAGATGGCGGATTGAATCTGGAGGATCCGATGAACTCGGTATTCAATATCGATTTGAAATATAAGCCAATCGATGGGATGACTGTTAATTTGGTTTATTCTCCCAAATACGAAATTAGTCACAAAAAGAAATTTTTCAACACCATACAGTCTTATTATTGGAATGGCGACAAGGCCTATTTGACGCCTCAAAAAAATAGCTTGACGGAAAGCTATGAACAATATTGGTACAACAACATCCGCGCAGTGGTTTCTTATGAGAAAACACTGGCTTCAGACCACAACTTCAATGTGATGGCCGGTTTCCAGCAGGAAGACCAACGCGATAATTTCTTATCAGGCTATCGCGAGATTTTCTTGATTCCTGAATTGCAGGAGTTGAATGCTGGAAATCAAGAAAATAATTTAGCGCGCGGAAACTCCTCAGAGTGGTCGCTACGTTCGGTATTCGGACGCTTAAACTATGACTTTCAGGGGAAATATCTTTTCGAAGCTAACGCTCGCTATGATGGGTCGTCAAGATTTGCTGTAGGGAATAAGTTTTCTTTCTTCCCTTCTTTCTCTGCCGGATGGCGCGTTAGCCAGGAGCCTTTTATGGAATCCCTGAGCTCGGTTGTTTCCGACATGAAGATCCGCGGTTCATGGGGTAAATTAGGTAATCAAAATATCACAGGTCTATATTCATTTGCTTCGTATTTCAATATTGGTTCCACCAACTATGCTTTTGGAGAGAACATCAGTACCGGTGCGGCATTGACGACGATGGCAAATCCGGATATTCAATGGGAAACGACCAATGTAAGTAATGTAGGGCTTGATTTGACCTTATGGAGAAATCTGAATATCACAGCAGATTATTTTTATAGAAAAACCTCCGGGATTTTACTACAGTTAGACATCTCCAGATATTTGGGTTTCACTACGCCACCATTCCAAAATGCTGGGGTCGTTGAAAATAAAGGTTGGGACGTCTCTGTTGCTTACAACAATGCAATCGGCGACTTTAAATACAACGTTGCAGTCAACCTTTCGGATGTGCAGAATAAAGTTTTGGACATGCGCGGCGTGTTGCGTACAGGTCTGACCGTAAACCATGAAGGGCATCCAATCGGGTCGCTATATGGCTATGAAGCAATCGGTTATTTCAGTTCGGCGGAAGACATAGCAACTTCAGCAAAACAAATTGGTAACATCGCGCCAGGCGATCTCAAATACAAAGATCAGAACGGCGACGGCAAGATTGATGCAGCCGATGAGATTATTATGGGAAGCCCGATTCCACGCTATACTTACAGCGCAAATTTAGGTGCTTCCTATCGGGGAATCGACCTTGCCTTATTCTTCCAAGGTGTAGGAAAAGCAGATGGATACCTGTATGGACAAGGAATTATGCCTTTTTATCAGGGCGGAACAATACAAGAACAACACAAAGATCGTTGGACTCCGGAGAACCCGAACGCGGCATTCCCTCGCTTCGCCTTTAACGAGAATAACAACATTCAAAACTCTACTTTCTGGATGAAGAATGCGGCGTACCTCAGATTGAAGAATGTGACTTTAGGATATACTGTGCCACTTCCTGCCTCAGCAAATATGCCATTGCGTGCTTTACGCATTTTCGCGTCCGGACAGAACCTATTTACGAAAACCAACTTCTGGAAAGGATATGATCCGGAAGGTCCGATCAGTACCGGTGGATGGTATCCGCAAATGAAAGTTTACAGTTTTGGATTAAGTGCCAAGTTTTAA
- a CDS encoding RNA polymerase sigma factor, with protein sequence MAQLITALQKGDVTAFDQLYFEYAPHLYNRIFKLIKSPEIVEEILQEVFLKIWNMRAQLEVDRGLKTLLCRISDNLAIDHFRKASRDKALQEELWSSSIGFYLHTEESIFDKEKQRILNEAIQLLSPKRKEILTLCNIENKSYKEVAKMLGISVNTVSNQLVSAMKDIKNYIQSKYEGA encoded by the coding sequence ATGGCACAACTCATCACCGCCCTGCAAAAGGGGGACGTGACGGCTTTTGATCAGTTATATTTTGAATATGCACCGCATCTCTATAATCGAATTTTCAAACTGATCAAGAGCCCGGAAATTGTGGAAGAAATTCTCCAGGAAGTTTTCCTGAAGATCTGGAATATGCGGGCGCAGCTGGAAGTAGATCGGGGTCTGAAAACCCTTCTCTGCCGTATATCGGACAACCTGGCAATCGACCATTTCAGAAAAGCGAGCCGCGACAAAGCCTTGCAAGAAGAGCTATGGTCATCCTCCATCGGCTTTTATTTACACACGGAGGAATCGATTTTCGACAAAGAAAAACAACGGATCCTAAACGAAGCGATACAACTCCTTTCGCCCAAACGAAAGGAGATCCTGACGCTATGCAATATTGAAAACAAAAGTTATAAGGAAGTCGCCAAAATGCTCGGCATTTCTGTAAATACTGTCAGCAATCAGCTGGTCAGCGCCATGAAAGATATCAAAAATTATATACAGTCGAAATACGAGGGCGCGTGA
- a CDS encoding Gfo/Idh/MocA family protein yields MDQKTFGFAIIGTGAIAAIHAKAIAAIHNATLLAVYNRTKEKAEAFAETYACKAYHSIDELLEDPNIDIISICTASGAHLEAAEKALRAGKHCLIEKPLEITTERCDRIISLAEQQSLQVGTIFPTRFYPNSIKIEKQLDEGGFGDLVIGSAYVKWHRSPAYYASAAWRGTWELDGGGALMNQGIHAVDMLLWYMGDVEHVTALAANRLHQDIEVEDTVVAQIQFKSGALGTIECSTAAYPGTAKRVEIIGSKGSAILEENSLTLWDFQDQESDENHEKTAAVSGGVSDPMAIGHYAHQLQIEDFIDAIENTRAPFIDGAEGRKSVELISAIYQSAKEGKRIYL; encoded by the coding sequence ATGGATCAAAAGACTTTTGGATTTGCAATCATAGGAACCGGCGCCATTGCAGCGATACATGCCAAAGCTATAGCGGCTATTCACAACGCTACGCTGCTCGCCGTATATAACCGAACGAAAGAAAAAGCGGAAGCCTTCGCAGAAACATATGCTTGCAAAGCATACCATTCCATTGACGAACTTTTAGAAGATCCAAACATCGATATTATAAGTATATGTACGGCATCCGGCGCCCATTTGGAAGCCGCCGAGAAAGCGTTGCGCGCGGGAAAACATTGCCTCATCGAAAAACCGCTAGAAATAACGACAGAACGATGCGATCGCATCATTTCCTTGGCCGAGCAGCAATCGCTTCAAGTCGGCACCATCTTCCCTACTCGCTTCTATCCAAATAGCATCAAGATCGAAAAACAGCTCGACGAAGGTGGCTTTGGCGACCTGGTCATTGGGTCAGCCTATGTAAAATGGCACCGCAGTCCGGCATATTATGCATCTGCAGCATGGCGAGGAACATGGGAACTCGATGGCGGCGGCGCCCTGATGAACCAAGGTATACATGCCGTCGATATGCTTTTATGGTATATGGGTGATGTAGAACATGTTACCGCGCTCGCAGCAAACAGATTGCATCAGGACATCGAAGTCGAGGATACGGTTGTAGCACAAATACAGTTCAAAAGCGGCGCTTTGGGAACAATTGAATGCTCGACCGCAGCCTATCCTGGCACGGCTAAGCGTGTAGAAATCATCGGCAGCAAAGGTTCGGCTATCCTTGAAGAAAACAGCCTGACGCTTTGGGATTTTCAGGATCAGGAGTCCGACGAAAACCATGAAAAGACGGCCGCAGTTTCAGGCGGTGTTAGCGATCCGATGGCTATCGGACACTATGCGCATCAGCTACAGATTGAAGATTTTATAGACGCTATCGAAAACACGCGTGCCCCATTTATCGACGGCGCCGAAGGCAGAAAATCGGTCGAACTTATCTCTGCTATTTATCAAAGCGCAAAGGAAGGAAAACGTATCTATTTATAA